Below is a window of Candidatus Cloacimonadaceae bacterium DNA.
GGCGCCAATTTCCTGCCCGGTTATTTCAACAATCTCTATGAGGAACAGCGCTGTGAGGTTGTTTATAGCCCCCCGAACGAGGTTTCGGGACGCCGGGTATATTCTCTGAGCACCAAGGACAGCAGCCTGGAAGGGATATCTCCCACAATGGGTTGGTTTGGATCTGTCCGTGCCAATCTTGGAAATATCGTCGTGTTCAAATTGGCATACCAGGACATGTACGGCAAGGATAACAGCACCGGAAAGTCTCTTTGGGCAAAAGCTTCACTCTCCCCAGACTTGGTTCCGAAATTGCAGGAAGCCTCCATCTATTATGCCCAGGTAAACGTCCCATGGATCAATTACCTCCAGCCGCGAAACCACTCCGCTCAAGTGGTGGGGAGATTGGCTTACGGCATCTCGGACAATGCCAATCTGGTGGGAAAATACTCCGAGCGCTATACCGATCTCAATGACGACGGCATCATCAGCGGCAAGGATGAGATCGTCGAAATGCTGAGCTTTGGAGTGGAATTTAAGTTCTGAACTTTGTAGCGCAGCATGCCGATCCTGCGGGGGAAATTAACCTGTCAAACAGAGCCATCGCCTCCGCAGCATCGGCATGCTGCGCTACAGCTTTATCAAAATGCGTCCGGAGGTGATTTCCGGACGCATTATTATCTGGCTTTGGAAGTTTAGAATGAAGTCTTGTCCACAAAGTTGAAATTGTCGATCAACATGGTGGGCAGCATCACTTCGCTATCCACGATCTCGCTTTTTCCCATTGCGAGAATGCGCCTTGTGGCGTCGTGGGGGATTTCGTTGAAACGGAGGTTATTGACGGCGTGTTTGATCTCGCCGTTTTCGAAGTAGAGCACACCATCGCGAGTCATTCCGGTGAGTTCGCCGGCTTTCATATCGACGGGGCGGATATACCACAAGCGATTGACGATCAGTCCCTTGGGCACCATCTTCATCATCTCCTGCTCCGTGTTCTCTCCTCCGGGAATATAGAGATTGAACATCGAGGAGGGCGTCAGGTTTTTCATCATTGCCCAATATCTGCGAGTTGGCATGTTTTCCACCACGCCGTTTCTGACCCAGTGGGTTTCCTTGGAAACGATTGAATCCCGTGAGAAGGGATCGCAGATGATGTCCGGATTGGCTAACGTGGACAGCATCGTGAATTTCTCCCCGAGGAACTGCTTTCCGAGTTGATCGGTGAAGGCTGTGAGCCCTTCGTCCGCCTCACGGCGATACATCATCCAACCCAAATACATCAGAAATTCCCAGACCGCCGGAGGACGAAAGATCACCGGAATGCGGCAGGGATCGAAGTCCTGAGGTGATTTGAGCGCTTTGATCTGAGAATTGAGCTGTTCCAATTCCTTGTTCAGATCAAACTTGGCATAATCCTTTGAAGTAAAGGAGACCTTGGTTTCGGTATGTTCCTTTTTGATCGTCATCGAATGACCAAAATTGGTGTATTCCTTGTACCCGCAAAAGCCGTTTTTGGTGGCGGTAAACATGCAGGGATGGTGTTTTTCGGTCATGCCGGAAACTGTTGCATCCTGCTTTGTCGCGTTGGCGATCGAGCTTTTGATGATCTCCACCATCTCTTCCGGAGCCAGATTCAGGCTGGCGTCGGAGGTGTTTTGCACTTCCGGAATCGCTTCAAAGGAAGCGCTTTCCACATATTCGGGATCTGGCTGATTCAGCTTTGCCATGTCCTCAGCTTGTTTGATCATTGCGGAAAGAGCAGCCTCGTCCGTTTGGTTGACGGAACTGACCCCGGTTCTATTTCCGAAAGCGACCGAGAGGTTGATCATCAGAGTCGTTCCGGCAATATGCTGAGTGATGGCGTTTTGGGCAAAGCGCGTCTCGTGGCTGTCTCCGGAATGAATGTTCAGAGTCCAGTCATCGGCGCTGACGTGCTGTTTGACAAACGCGGCGATCTGTTCAAATCTCGCTTTCATTGTGAACCTCCCACTCTGATATTTCTAAATCGCGCGGGTGCGGAACCGTGGGTCATCCTGCCCGTTTGGTTGGGCTGCCCCTTGCCACAATTGACCACGCCGAAGGGTTGCCAATAGCGTTTGTCGCAGATGGCATCGCAGCTGTTCCAAAATTCCGGATTGCTGGATTTGTAAAGCACTTTCTTGAGTGGACGCGTGAGTTTGCCGTTCTTGATCTCCCAAAAGAAATCTCCGCCAAACTGGAAATTGACTCGATGCTGGTCGATGCTGAAACTGCCGCGCCCTTCGATATAAACCCCATCTTCGGTGTCGTTTATCAATTGCGCGGGAGTAAGCTCTTCCGTCCCGGGAAGCAAATAGAGATTGGGGATGCGGTTGATCGGTTGATTGAAATAGTGGGTGGCGCGATTGCAACCCCGGCTTTGTGATAGACCGATCTGCGGAGCGGTTTCCCTGGTTGTTCCATATTCGTTCAGGATTCCGTCCTTGATGATATACCATTTTTGGCCTTGAACGCCGTCATCGTCAAATCCAGCAGTGGCGAGTCCCTGATCCAATGTATTGTCTCCCATGAAGTTCACGATATCGCTGCCATACTTGTAATTGCCGAGTTTTTCCGGAGTGGCAAATGAGATACCGGCATAATCCGCTTCCCAACCCAAAACGCGATCGAGCTCCGTGGGATGACCAACGGATTCGTGCATGGTCAATCCCAGATGATTGGGATCGAGGATCAGGCTGCGACGCTGTTCTTCACCGAGGGTATCCGCTTTGACCTTGATGATCGCTTCTTCCGCAACTTGTTTGGCTTTTTCGGTGAGATTGAGCTCATCAATCCACTCCCAACCGGTGGCTCTTCCGCCAAGATCAAAAGTGCGGCTCTGGCTGTCTCCGTCCATCACAGCGGTTGCCTGGATCAAAGGATTTAGGTATTGGGTGGTGATGTCCAAACGCGTTCCGAGCGTGGAGGCAAA
It encodes the following:
- a CDS encoding TldD/PmbA family protein, coding for MKYLDIAMNTANALGADYADIRIQKTTDQMIYLQNLSLKNTSTSTLHGYGIRVLKDGAWGFAHSDVFSDDAVAATVKRALGIALLSSKAKKGAGLVLAPERSYIATYRTPVKIDPLELSLKDKVDLMLETNRMMMSYEGIRQAIFYLVISKDEKLFASTLGTRLDITTQYLNPLIQATAVMDGDSQSRTFDLGGRATGWEWIDELNLTEKAKQVAEEAIIKVKADTLGEEQRRSLILDPNHLGLTMHESVGHPTELDRVLGWEADYAGISFATPEKLGNYKYGSDIVNFMGDNTLDQGLATAGFDDDGVQGQKWYIIKDGILNEYGTTRETAPQIGLSQSRGCNRATHYFNQPINRIPNLYLLPGTEELTPAQLINDTEDGVYIEGRGSFSIDQHRVNFQFGGDFFWEIKNGKLTRPLKKVLYKSSNPEFWNSCDAICDKRYWQPFGVVNCGKGQPNQTGRMTHGSAPARFRNIRVGGSQ
- a CDS encoding metallopeptidase TldD-related protein codes for the protein MKARFEQIAAFVKQHVSADDWTLNIHSGDSHETRFAQNAITQHIAGTTLMINLSVAFGNRTGVSSVNQTDEAALSAMIKQAEDMAKLNQPDPEYVESASFEAIPEVQNTSDASLNLAPEEMVEIIKSSIANATKQDATVSGMTEKHHPCMFTATKNGFCGYKEYTNFGHSMTIKKEHTETKVSFTSKDYAKFDLNKELEQLNSQIKALKSPQDFDPCRIPVIFRPPAVWEFLMYLGWMMYRREADEGLTAFTDQLGKQFLGEKFTMLSTLANPDIICDPFSRDSIVSKETHWVRNGVVENMPTRRYWAMMKNLTPSSMFNLYIPGGENTEQEMMKMVPKGLIVNRLWYIRPVDMKAGELTGMTRDGVLYFENGEIKHAVNNLRFNEIPHDATRRILAMGKSEIVDSEVMLPTMLIDNFNFVDKTSF